From one Methylomonas paludis genomic stretch:
- the sucD gene encoding succinate--CoA ligase subunit alpha, producing MAIFIDKQTRIIVQGFTGKIGSFHAQDMINYGSNVVGGITPGKGGQKHLDRPVFNTVREAVEQAGAEASIVFVPPAYAADSIMEAAEAGIKYCVAITDGIPTQDMMKVKIFLSRFPKEQRMVLTGPNCAGTISPGKSMLGIMPGHIYIPGNVGIVGRSGTLGYEAADQMKSLGIGVSSSVGIGGDPINGSSHRDILEKFETDPETKVVVMIGEIGGPQEVEAGLFAKEHMSKPLVAYIAGLTAPKGRRMGHAGAIISASGESAAEKVAILQELGVTIAPTPAAMGETVAKVLAKLG from the coding sequence ATGGCAATTTTTATCGATAAACAAACCCGAATTATCGTCCAGGGGTTTACCGGCAAAATCGGCAGTTTTCATGCTCAAGACATGATTAACTACGGCTCCAACGTGGTTGGCGGCATTACCCCCGGCAAAGGTGGGCAAAAACATCTGGATCGGCCAGTGTTCAATACTGTCCGCGAAGCAGTGGAACAGGCCGGTGCCGAAGCCAGCATCGTGTTTGTACCGCCGGCTTACGCTGCCGATTCCATCATGGAAGCCGCTGAAGCCGGCATTAAATACTGTGTGGCCATTACCGATGGAATCCCCACTCAGGATATGATGAAAGTCAAAATTTTCCTGAGCCGTTTTCCCAAAGAACAGCGCATGGTGCTCACCGGCCCCAATTGTGCCGGCACCATCAGTCCCGGTAAGTCCATGCTGGGTATTATGCCTGGTCATATTTATATCCCCGGCAATGTTGGTATTGTTGGCCGTTCCGGTACGCTGGGCTATGAAGCGGCAGATCAGATGAAATCACTGGGTATCGGTGTCTCCAGCTCGGTAGGGATAGGCGGCGACCCAATTAACGGCAGCTCACACCGCGATATTCTGGAAAAGTTTGAAACCGATCCGGAAACCAAAGTAGTGGTCATGATAGGCGAAATCGGCGGCCCTCAGGAAGTAGAGGCTGGTTTGTTTGCCAAAGAACACATGAGCAAGCCCTTAGTGGCTTATATTGCCGGCTTGACTGCGCCCAAAGGTCGGCGCATGGGTCATGCCGGGGCCATTATTTCTGCCAGCGGCGAATCGGCCGCAGAAAAAGTCGCTATTCTGCAGGAACTGGGTGTCACCATAGCCCCAACTCCGGCGGCAATGGGGGAGACCGTTGCCAAAGTGTTGGCAAAATTGGGTTAA
- a CDS encoding DEAD/DEAH box helicase, producing MNSDQLSKHLTQFQALPLELQSIVKVLAVYHDYISLTSLSKCLYSLGIKDGSKMVKAESIKARIKPLIKEGLLQENAKPGGTRCARSIAELIVRHMVDVGEFEKYAELVIRESGYGGGYYRYHSIEECIREVRIHFYRGDYDQVESSLKLGERYPGKVPDRIELYLAWFLNPLDLDWFRRHHPVLLVELAAFAGIHQQVYCYRHAELSDFLQQTLESPEGRESGFLARVVLELQFMRGEWQDLPPQLLGVSEPELLAMNAMLVFMQGQYLAAINLYETALAQLRKKSGQRNLYFYGLAGVFYPLVILKNADIKQRNKLATLLNQAIKLNGYWTGVYQYLSHYLQFLQGDLSKRQLLLGIDVTHRIHSGFRESGGPDTLYTAPLLQHVFLLLIKFWIKTDFQTRVIPQDQQLYSYLTNNGYLWPAAELAKVFSTLEPIRGQQWQSRFFEQRPLALADLFVSRPDWELALDALAFLPVTDKKTDTGQPTKATRLVWLVSHDEKNHTLNLSPREQKQQAKGQWSAGRAIALKRLAQETVGFDYITEQDLKLCAHIKEYRDTSWYGKGTFFEFDNGVPDALIGHPALFLQDAPEVRVEVVKGNVELHVKKLSKGDKIKIQLEPQPYHEQKFYIVKETPTRWRVVEFNADHHRIFGVLGAQGLEVPLSAKDRVLQTLTSISGLLTVHSDIGGNAGSAAQIQADSTPRIHLLPLGEGLRVSLLTRPFTNAGSYFQPGQGGISVLAEIDGKPLQAKRDLKLEKQRAERVLAACPILQQAERDAGGDWLLDSAESCLELLLEIQALPEGESLLEWPEGVRFRLLGQSSGSGFSMQIKQDNDWFALQGELKVNNDTVVEIQQLLGLLNNGQSRFLQLKDGQFLALTDEFRRRLQELKAYTEQSGKKLRINPLAALNLEQWQEQADIKADKHWQAHLQRLKAARDYQPQLPSTFQAELRDYQIDGYNWLARLAYWGVGACLADDMGLGKTVQGLALLVERAPLGPSLIIAPTSVCMNWENEAHRFAPTLNPIVLGSGDRQRLIDNLAPFDLLICSYGLLQQEQVAEMLAGLSFSTAILDEAQAIKNIATRRSQGAMNLQAGFKIIMTGTPLENHLGELWNLFRFINPGLLGSLEQYQKRFAGPIERDHNPEARFQLKKLIQPFILRRTKTQVLQELPPRTEIPVYVELSPEETAFYEALRRESLAILTGIDAPPGHKHLQILAAITKLRRSCCNSRLVNADLGLPSSKLAAFAEIVDDLLDNRHKALVFSQFVDHLQLIKEYVEQRGIPYQYLDGSTPAKERQLRVDAFQRGEGELFLISLKAGGVGLNLTAADYVIHMDPWWNPAVEDQASDRAHRMGQLRPVTIYRMIAKNTIEEKIVALHSHKRDLADSLLDGADISAKVSADDLLSLMRGES from the coding sequence ATGAATTCCGATCAACTCAGCAAACATCTGACCCAATTTCAGGCCTTGCCGCTTGAACTGCAAAGTATTGTCAAAGTGCTGGCGGTTTATCACGACTATATTTCCCTGACCAGCCTCAGCAAATGCCTGTATAGCCTCGGTATCAAAGACGGCAGTAAAATGGTGAAAGCCGAATCCATCAAAGCGCGTATCAAACCTTTGATCAAAGAAGGCCTGCTCCAGGAAAACGCCAAGCCGGGCGGCACCCGCTGCGCACGCAGCATAGCTGAGTTGATAGTCAGGCATATGGTTGATGTCGGCGAGTTTGAAAAATATGCCGAACTGGTTATCAGGGAAAGCGGTTATGGCGGCGGGTATTACCGCTATCACAGTATTGAAGAATGTATACGTGAAGTCAGAATCCATTTCTATCGGGGCGATTACGATCAAGTTGAGTCCAGCCTCAAGCTGGGTGAACGCTATCCCGGCAAAGTACCCGATCGCATTGAGCTATATCTGGCCTGGTTTCTTAATCCACTGGATCTGGACTGGTTTCGGCGCCATCATCCCGTTTTGCTGGTCGAATTAGCCGCTTTTGCCGGCATCCATCAGCAAGTTTATTGCTACCGCCATGCCGAGTTGAGTGATTTTTTGCAACAGACCCTGGAAAGTCCGGAAGGCCGCGAATCCGGGTTCCTGGCCAGAGTGGTGCTTGAGCTCCAATTCATGCGTGGTGAATGGCAAGACTTGCCGCCGCAATTGCTGGGTGTCAGCGAACCGGAGTTACTGGCCATGAACGCCATGCTGGTATTCATGCAGGGTCAATATTTGGCAGCTATCAATCTGTATGAAACAGCGTTGGCTCAGCTGCGCAAAAAATCCGGGCAGCGTAATCTATATTTTTACGGGTTAGCCGGGGTGTTTTACCCGTTGGTCATTTTAAAAAACGCCGATATCAAACAGCGCAACAAATTAGCCACCCTGCTGAACCAGGCCATTAAGCTCAACGGTTATTGGACGGGGGTTTATCAATATCTCAGCCATTATCTGCAGTTTTTACAGGGTGACTTATCCAAACGCCAGTTATTGCTGGGTATTGATGTCACACACAGGATACATAGCGGTTTTAGAGAAAGTGGTGGGCCGGATACTCTGTATACCGCACCATTATTACAGCATGTATTTTTACTGCTGATTAAATTCTGGATCAAAACTGATTTCCAGACGCGAGTGATCCCGCAAGATCAGCAGCTCTACAGTTATTTGACCAATAACGGCTATTTATGGCCGGCCGCCGAACTGGCCAAAGTCTTTTCCACACTGGAACCCATTCGGGGGCAGCAATGGCAAAGCCGGTTTTTTGAGCAGCGCCCGCTGGCACTGGCTGATTTATTTGTCAGCCGGCCCGATTGGGAACTGGCTTTGGATGCCCTGGCGTTTTTGCCGGTTACCGACAAAAAAACCGATACCGGTCAGCCAACCAAGGCCACCCGTTTGGTGTGGCTAGTCAGTCATGATGAAAAAAATCACACGCTTAACCTATCCCCCCGCGAACAAAAACAGCAGGCCAAAGGTCAGTGGAGCGCCGGACGTGCCATTGCTTTAAAAAGACTGGCTCAGGAAACCGTTGGTTTTGATTACATCACCGAGCAGGATTTAAAACTGTGCGCCCATATCAAAGAATATCGTGATACCAGTTGGTATGGCAAAGGCACTTTTTTCGAATTTGATAATGGCGTCCCGGATGCTTTGATAGGCCATCCGGCGCTGTTTCTGCAGGATGCTCCGGAAGTGCGGGTCGAAGTGGTAAAAGGCAATGTTGAGCTGCACGTAAAAAAGCTCAGTAAGGGCGATAAAATCAAAATCCAGCTTGAACCGCAGCCTTATCATGAGCAAAAGTTCTATATAGTCAAAGAAACGCCTACCCGTTGGCGGGTAGTTGAGTTCAATGCCGATCATCACCGAATCTTCGGGGTGTTGGGCGCACAAGGCCTGGAAGTACCGCTCTCCGCCAAAGACAGAGTATTGCAAACCCTGACCAGTATTTCCGGATTGTTGACTGTGCATTCCGATATCGGCGGCAACGCCGGTAGTGCCGCCCAAATTCAGGCCGACTCCACCCCGCGTATCCACTTGTTACCGCTGGGCGAAGGCTTACGGGTCTCGCTGCTGACCCGGCCATTTACCAATGCCGGCAGTTATTTTCAGCCGGGGCAGGGCGGTATCAGCGTGCTGGCCGAAATCGACGGCAAACCGCTACAGGCCAAGCGCGATTTAAAACTGGAGAAACAGCGCGCCGAGCGAGTCCTGGCCGCCTGTCCAATCCTGCAACAGGCCGAACGCGATGCCGGCGGCGATTGGTTACTGGACAGCGCTGAATCCTGTCTCGAGCTATTACTGGAAATCCAGGCTCTGCCCGAAGGCGAGTCCCTGCTGGAATGGCCGGAAGGGGTACGGTTTCGCTTATTGGGGCAAAGTAGTGGTTCCGGTTTTAGTATGCAGATCAAACAGGATAACGACTGGTTTGCCTTGCAGGGCGAGTTAAAAGTCAATAACGATACCGTTGTCGAAATTCAGCAGTTATTGGGCCTGCTCAATAATGGACAAAGCCGCTTTCTGCAGCTCAAAGATGGACAGTTCTTGGCATTGACCGATGAATTTCGCCGCCGGCTTCAAGAGCTCAAAGCTTATACTGAGCAAAGCGGTAAAAAACTGCGCATTAATCCGCTGGCAGCTCTCAATCTGGAGCAGTGGCAGGAACAGGCCGATATTAAAGCCGACAAACACTGGCAAGCCCATCTCCAACGCCTAAAGGCCGCCCGCGACTACCAGCCGCAACTGCCATCCACTTTTCAGGCTGAATTACGTGATTATCAAATTGACGGCTATAACTGGCTGGCTCGCCTAGCTTATTGGGGAGTGGGAGCTTGCCTGGCCGATGATATGGGTCTGGGCAAAACCGTTCAAGGTTTGGCTTTGCTGGTGGAACGAGCACCACTAGGCCCGAGTTTGATCATAGCCCCCACTTCGGTATGCATGAACTGGGAAAACGAAGCCCACCGTTTTGCGCCGACCCTAAATCCCATTGTCCTCGGCAGTGGCGACCGCCAGCGCCTGATCGACAATCTGGCGCCGTTTGATTTGCTGATTTGCAGCTATGGTTTGCTGCAACAGGAACAGGTCGCGGAAATGCTGGCCGGGCTTAGTTTCAGCACCGCCATCCTCGATGAAGCCCAAGCCATAAAAAATATTGCCACCCGCCGTTCTCAGGGCGCCATGAATTTGCAGGCCGGGTTTAAAATCATCATGACCGGCACCCCACTGGAAAACCATCTGGGTGAATTATGGAATTTGTTCCGTTTCATCAATCCCGGACTGTTGGGCTCACTGGAGCAATACCAGAAACGTTTTGCCGGCCCGATCGAACGCGATCATAATCCCGAAGCGCGTTTCCAGCTTAAAAAACTGATACAGCCCTTCATTTTGCGCCGCACCAAAACCCAGGTGTTGCAGGAATTGCCGCCACGTACCGAAATCCCGGTGTATGTGGAATTAAGCCCCGAAGAAACCGCTTTTTATGAAGCCCTGCGCCGGGAAAGCCTGGCAATTTTGACCGGCATTGATGCGCCGCCCGGCCACAAGCATTTGCAAATTCTGGCTGCCATCACCAAATTACGCCGTAGTTGCTGTAATAGTCGGCTGGTGAATGCTGATTTAGGGCTGCCCAGCAGCAAACTGGCTGCGTTTGCCGAAATTGTGGACGATCTGCTGGATAATCGCCATAAAGCGCTGGTCTTCAGTCAGTTTGTCGATCATTTGCAATTGATCAAAGAATATGTTGAGCAGCGTGGCATCCCCTATCAATATCTGGATGGCTCTACGCCTGCTAAAGAGCGGCAATTGCGGGTCGATGCCTTTCAGCGCGGCGAAGGCGAACTGTTTTTAATCAGTCTCAAAGCCGGTGGTGTGGGCTTAAACCTGACCGCCGCCGACTATGTCATCCATATGGATCCCTGGTGGAACCCTGCCGTGGAAGATCAGGCTTCAGATCGCGCTCACCGGATGGGTCAGTTGCGGCCAGTCACCATTTACCGGATGATAGCCAAAAACACTATCGAAGAAAAGATCGTGGCCTTGCACAGCCATAAACGCGATTTGGCCGATAGTTTATTGGATGGCGCAGATATCAGCGCCAAGGTATCGGCGGACGATTTATTGAGTTTGATGCGTGGGGAAAGCTAA
- a CDS encoding GntR family transcriptional regulator, whose product MLNQSHLPHHTEYPPKDSSSFIERLRPDPGVSEPVYQQLLNRISWMILSGEIPEGFSLPSERTLAEALNISRTTVRRCYDELRAQDHISTHGRLGVKVKSPPRISPQMGRLKGFTEEMRELGMQPSTLLLERAIVQDRTVSSLFGRPSTAEFLKLVRIRLGDEIPLSRECAWYDLTLAPELANWDVSGSAYAFLQEHCGIILTHADQSIEAVMNNQVEAEAFGFDKPEPCLLLKRKTYSVAGPMVEYVEGTFRGDAYTYRVKLQV is encoded by the coding sequence ATGCTGAATCAAAGCCATCTACCCCACCACACTGAATACCCGCCCAAAGACAGTTCCAGTTTTATCGAGCGCTTAAGGCCCGACCCCGGCGTTTCCGAGCCGGTTTACCAGCAACTGTTGAATCGAATTTCCTGGATGATATTATCCGGTGAAATACCCGAAGGCTTTAGCCTGCCTTCGGAACGTACTTTGGCCGAAGCCCTGAACATTAGCCGCACCACGGTGCGCCGCTGTTATGATGAATTACGCGCTCAGGATCACATCAGCACTCATGGCCGCCTGGGCGTAAAGGTTAAATCACCACCGCGTATCAGCCCACAAATGGGACGTCTGAAGGGTTTTACCGAGGAAATGCGTGAACTGGGTATGCAACCGTCGACGCTGTTGCTGGAAAGAGCTATTGTTCAGGATCGCACGGTATCTTCCCTGTTTGGCCGACCTTCCACTGCCGAATTTTTAAAACTGGTGCGCATTCGCCTGGGCGATGAGATACCGCTATCGCGAGAGTGTGCCTGGTATGACTTGACCCTGGCCCCGGAATTGGCAAATTGGGATGTATCGGGATCGGCCTATGCTTTTTTGCAGGAGCATTGCGGCATTATCCTGACCCATGCCGACCAGAGCATAGAGGCGGTGATGAATAATCAGGTCGAGGCCGAGGCTTTTGGCTTTGATAAACCTGAGCCCTGTTTGTTGTTAAAGCGCAAAACCTATTCGGTCGCCGGGCCGATGGTGGAATATGTGGAAGGTACTTTTCGGGGCGATGCTTATACCTACCGGGTGAAATTGCAAGTTTAG
- a CDS encoding adenosylcobalamin-dependent ribonucleoside-diphosphate reductase: MTAKLHVVTPNNVEIPLQSASLDIWDSKYRLKTKDGKAIDANIDETYQRVAKALAGVESSKALQDKCYKEFLWALRKGVIPAGRIISNAGALAHKPATSTINCTVSGIIEDSMDDILGKVHEAGLTLKAGCGIGYEFSTLRPKDAYVSGAGAYTSGPLSFMDIYDKMCFTVSSAGGRRGAQMATFDVAHPDVVEFIRAKRENGRLRQFNLSLLITSSFVEAVKNNQPWPLSFPVSAREVAADQLDLNDTKTIVWRDLPNKKGYVVNEAGLVACRISKVIPARRLWDIIMSSTYDYAEPGFILIDKVNEMNNNWFCEHIRATNPCGEQPLPPYGSCLLGSINLTHFIEKPFSKDASFDWDSYRKTIRIFTRMLDNVVEINGLPLEKQREEIIGKRRHGMGYLGLGSTITMLGLQYGGQESLAFTEEVTKVLAVEGWKAGLELAKEKGPAPIMEQLFTVTGELLHKRPEMIQDGYKLGDQVPGKVLHAKYSRYMQKIAQEEPQLVSELAEVGCRFTHHSSIAPTGTISLSLANNASNGIEPSFAHHYSRNVIREGKKSKEKIDVYSYELLAYRHLVNPEAIPYTERPEQQLPAYFIAADDVTPKQHVDIQAAAQKWIDSSISKTANVPTDYPYEDFKTIYEYAYEQGLKGCTTFRFNPEAFQGVLVKESDLENTTYQFTLEDGHVVELKGNEEVEYDGEIHSAANLFDALKEGYYGKF; the protein is encoded by the coding sequence ATGACCGCCAAACTTCATGTCGTTACGCCAAACAATGTTGAAATTCCGTTGCAAAGCGCCTCGCTGGACATCTGGGACAGTAAATATCGCTTAAAAACCAAGGACGGCAAAGCCATCGATGCCAATATCGATGAAACCTATCAGCGGGTTGCCAAAGCCTTGGCTGGGGTTGAGTCTAGCAAAGCCTTGCAGGACAAATGTTATAAAGAATTTTTATGGGCGCTACGCAAAGGCGTTATTCCCGCCGGTCGAATTATCTCCAACGCCGGAGCGCTGGCGCATAAACCGGCCACTTCTACCATCAATTGTACCGTGTCCGGCATCATCGAAGATTCTATGGACGATATTCTCGGTAAAGTTCACGAAGCTGGATTAACCCTGAAAGCCGGCTGCGGAATAGGCTACGAGTTTTCTACCTTGCGCCCCAAAGATGCTTATGTATCAGGGGCCGGTGCATATACTTCAGGGCCGCTGTCGTTTATGGATATTTATGACAAAATGTGTTTCACCGTGTCTTCAGCGGGTGGCCGGCGTGGTGCCCAAATGGCCACTTTTGATGTCGCCCATCCCGATGTGGTGGAGTTCATTCGCGCCAAACGCGAAAACGGCCGTTTGCGCCAGTTCAATCTGTCGCTGCTGATTACCAGCAGCTTTGTCGAAGCAGTAAAAAACAATCAGCCCTGGCCGTTGTCGTTTCCGGTTAGCGCCCGGGAAGTGGCTGCCGACCAGCTTGATCTCAATGATACCAAAACCATCGTCTGGCGCGATCTGCCCAACAAAAAAGGCTATGTGGTCAACGAAGCCGGCCTGGTGGCCTGCCGGATCAGCAAAGTCATTCCGGCCCGGCGTTTGTGGGACATCATCATGTCATCCACTTATGATTATGCCGAGCCTGGTTTCATTTTGATCGACAAAGTCAACGAAATGAACAATAACTGGTTTTGCGAGCATATTCGTGCCACCAATCCTTGCGGAGAACAACCTTTACCGCCTTATGGCAGTTGCCTGCTGGGTTCCATCAATCTGACCCATTTCATCGAAAAGCCCTTCAGTAAAGATGCCAGCTTCGATTGGGACAGCTACCGTAAAACCATCCGCATATTTACCCGCATGTTGGACAATGTCGTCGAAATTAACGGCCTGCCCCTGGAAAAACAGCGCGAAGAAATCATTGGCAAACGTCGTCACGGTATGGGCTATCTGGGTTTGGGTTCCACCATCACCATGCTGGGATTGCAATACGGTGGTCAGGAGTCCTTGGCTTTTACCGAAGAAGTCACCAAAGTACTGGCTGTGGAGGGCTGGAAAGCCGGTTTGGAACTGGCTAAGGAAAAAGGCCCGGCTCCAATTATGGAGCAACTGTTTACCGTGACCGGCGAACTGCTGCACAAACGCCCGGAAATGATTCAAGATGGTTATAAACTGGGTGATCAGGTGCCCGGCAAAGTTTTGCATGCCAAATACAGCCGCTATATGCAAAAAATTGCTCAGGAGGAACCGCAATTGGTCAGCGAACTGGCCGAAGTAGGCTGTCGTTTCACCCACCATAGCTCCATCGCCCCTACCGGCACCATTTCCCTGTCACTGGCCAATAACGCCAGCAACGGCATCGAACCGAGTTTTGCCCACCATTATTCGCGTAATGTGATCCGCGAAGGTAAAAAATCCAAAGAAAAGATCGACGTCTATTCCTATGAACTGCTGGCCTACCGGCACTTGGTCAATCCGGAAGCTATCCCGTACACTGAACGCCCGGAACAACAATTGCCGGCTTACTTTATTGCCGCTGATGATGTCACCCCCAAACAGCATGTCGATATCCAGGCTGCAGCCCAAAAATGGATAGATTCTTCCATTTCTAAAACCGCTAACGTACCAACCGACTATCCGTATGAAGATTTTAAAACTATCTACGAATACGCTTACGAACAAGGTCTGAAAGGCTGCACCACTTTCCGCTTTAATCCGGAAGCCTTTCAGGGGGTACTGGTCAAGGAATCCGATCTGGAAAACACTACATATCAATTCACCCTGGAAGACGGCCATGTCGTGGAACTGAAGGGCAATGAAGAAGTGGAATACGATGGCGAAATTCACAGCGCCGCCAATTTGTTTGATGCCTTGAAAGAAGGCTATTACGGTAAGTTTTAA
- a CDS encoding NrdJb, translating to MTHKISQKIVSYKVLTKDNTATVPEPQKSLESMHENVERPEMLLGSTYKIKTPQSEHALYITINDMLLNQGTPHEERRPYEIFINSKNMEHFQWVLALTRVISAVFRKGGDACFLVEELKAVFDPRGGYFKKGGVFMPSLVAEIGYAIEAHMKHIGMIKPTAMTDHQKQFLAEKRREFEALHGDSNEQSFPEKAVLCNKCSTKAMVLMDGCMTCLNCGDSKCG from the coding sequence ATGACACATAAAATCAGCCAAAAAATTGTCAGCTATAAAGTGCTGACTAAGGACAACACCGCAACGGTTCCGGAACCGCAAAAATCGCTGGAGAGTATGCATGAAAATGTCGAGCGCCCGGAAATGTTGCTGGGCTCGACCTACAAAATCAAAACCCCGCAATCGGAACATGCGCTGTATATCACCATCAACGATATGTTGCTGAATCAAGGTACCCCGCATGAAGAGCGTCGTCCCTACGAAATCTTCATCAACTCCAAAAACATGGAGCATTTTCAGTGGGTGTTGGCATTAACCAGGGTAATCTCGGCAGTATTTCGTAAAGGCGGAGACGCCTGTTTTCTGGTGGAAGAATTAAAAGCCGTATTCGATCCGCGCGGTGGATACTTCAAAAAAGGCGGGGTATTCATGCCTTCACTGGTCGCAGAAATCGGCTACGCCATTGAAGCGCATATGAAACACATCGGCATGATTAAACCCACTGCCATGACCGATCACCAGAAACAGTTTCTGGCCGAAAAACGCCGCGAATTTGAAGCCTTGCACGGCGACAGCAATGAGCAATCCTTCCCGGAAAAAGCCGTGCTCTGTAATAAATGCAGTACCAAGGCTATGGTGCTGATGGACGGCTGCATGACCTGTTTGAACTGCGGTGACAGCAAATGCGGTTAA
- a CDS encoding metallophosphoesterase: protein MYFSSSQWLPSPQTLPAQRNIFAVGDIHGHYQALTALNAVIAMEIAAQPELEHTVIYLGDYIDRGPNSQKVLEILQAGPHQNVETIFLRGNHEQFLIDLLKFQPWVDDDYLECWHENGGDTTLRDLQISDYLHLRYTSAGLQTLSSKIAKALGPDLAQFLNKLQAIHRIGNYVFVHAGVDPQKPLAAQSEQEFLWIRTPFMQGGSDWQHDFTAVHGHSITIPSVYPHRISVDAGCYHTGMLCAVQIRGDKLRFIRVTQQPNYVWKHDFLGKDHWQWSEARPVVADFA from the coding sequence ATGTATTTTTCCAGCAGCCAATGGCTGCCCAGTCCGCAAACCTTGCCGGCACAGCGCAATATCTTTGCCGTAGGCGATATTCACGGTCATTATCAGGCCTTAACCGCTCTCAATGCCGTCATCGCTATGGAAATAGCCGCCCAGCCCGAACTGGAACATACAGTGATATATCTGGGGGATTATATTGATCGTGGCCCGAACTCCCAAAAAGTTCTGGAAATTCTGCAAGCCGGCCCGCACCAGAATGTGGAAACCATTTTCCTGCGCGGCAATCATGAACAATTTTTAATCGATCTGCTCAAGTTTCAGCCCTGGGTGGATGATGATTATCTGGAATGCTGGCATGAAAACGGCGGTGATACCACGCTGCGAGATTTACAGATTAGCGATTATCTGCATTTACGTTATACCTCGGCCGGATTGCAGACCTTAAGCAGCAAAATAGCCAAGGCGCTAGGCCCTGATCTGGCCCAATTTTTGAACAAACTGCAAGCAATTCACCGTATCGGCAATTATGTGTTTGTTCACGCCGGGGTAGACCCGCAAAAGCCGCTGGCCGCTCAATCTGAACAAGAGTTTTTGTGGATCAGAACGCCATTTATGCAGGGTGGCAGTGACTGGCAACACGACTTCACCGCAGTGCACGGTCATAGCATTACCATTCCCAGTGTTTATCCGCACCGCATCAGTGTCGATGCCGGCTGTTATCACACCGGGATGCTTTGCGCCGTGCAAATTCGTGGTGACAAATTGCGCTTTATTCGCGTCACCCAGCAGCCGAATTATGTCTGGAAACATGATTTTTTAGGTAAGGATCATTGGCAGTGGAGTGAAGCCAGGCCGGTTGTTGCTGATTTTGCTTAG
- the smbP gene encoding small metal-binding protein SmbP, with translation MSRIIYLVSFLLLAVSSGVFAEPHADAALEATNKAVLHGKSGHVSLLVEYAQTALEQAKQGAAVAKDEAKIHMDAAVKSLDETIQHGKTGHVAIATKSAEAAVTHLQEGNK, from the coding sequence ATGTCAAGAATCATCTATTTAGTCAGTTTTTTACTGCTTGCAGTCAGTAGTGGAGTCTTTGCAGAACCCCATGCCGATGCCGCCCTGGAAGCTACCAACAAAGCCGTTTTGCACGGTAAATCTGGTCATGTCTCCTTGCTGGTCGAATACGCCCAAACAGCGCTGGAACAAGCCAAACAAGGTGCTGCAGTCGCCAAGGACGAAGCCAAAATCCATATGGATGCCGCCGTAAAATCGCTGGACGAAACTATTCAACACGGCAAAACCGGCCATGTTGCTATCGCCACCAAATCAGCCGAAGCTGCCGTGACCCATCTCCAAGAAGGGAATAAATAA
- a CDS encoding M15 family metallopeptidase — MTAATDDWRKVPIVDNGEALVDVRHYAPDKISSGATYFAWQIPGSLAECYVRDSVARRLARAAQQLPNDLRLYVFDGWRPVTVQRYLFDQYQAELHAKHPDWPAAELLAQTQIFVSFPNTEPSCPSPHLTGGAVDLTLIDTEGRLLDMGSAFDEFSFRSHTDYFSRLPKLSRQEHLQRDNRQLLLDVLGAQGLSNYPEEWWHFDYGNQFWASRCGQVAVYGVVEFVGL, encoded by the coding sequence ATGACCGCCGCTACCGACGACTGGCGGAAAGTGCCTATCGTTGACAACGGCGAAGCTTTGGTTGATGTACGCCATTATGCGCCGGATAAAATCAGCTCCGGCGCCACTTATTTTGCTTGGCAAATTCCGGGTAGCTTGGCTGAGTGTTATGTGCGCGATTCAGTAGCCCGGCGTTTAGCCCGTGCCGCCCAGCAGTTGCCGAATGATTTGCGCTTGTATGTATTTGACGGCTGGCGACCGGTTACTGTACAACGCTATCTGTTTGATCAGTATCAAGCCGAACTGCACGCCAAACACCCTGATTGGCCGGCCGCTGAGTTGCTGGCGCAAACCCAGATTTTTGTGTCCTTTCCCAATACCGAACCGAGCTGCCCTTCCCCGCATTTAACCGGCGGTGCGGTGGATTTAACCCTAATTGATACCGAAGGCCGCCTGCTGGATATGGGCAGTGCTTTTGATGAATTCAGCTTCCGTTCTCATACCGACTATTTCAGCCGTTTACCCAAGCTAAGCCGGCAGGAGCATCTGCAGCGGGATAACCGCCAATTATTGCTGGACGTGCTGGGCGCACAAGGCTTGAGCAATTACCCGGAAGAATGGTGGCATTTTGATTATGGTAATCAGTTTTGGGCCAGCCGATGCGGGCAGGTTGCGGTTTATGGGGTGGTTGAGTTTGTTGGGTTGTAA